Proteins from a genomic interval of Rhodothermus marinus:
- a CDS encoding TolC family protein yields MKHSHPSRMLRWLPGLLLGCSLALALQAQPVQLTLSEAIQRGLRTHPDLAAAEAAVAAAQARIGQARAALQPRLQFSAGYQRLSEITPFAITMPLPGAEPIEITPNIPNQYQLQLSLQQPLFQGGRLRAQLEAARQEAAAAVAEQHARREALAYRIATAYWQHVEAEALARAAEENVRRLEAHLQDARNRQAQGLLLESEVLDVEVALEQARLEALRQRQAARLTAVTLSSLVGLPPDTPIRLSDRPDTALRPVPPLDSLRALALRRRPDLAALRHTIARADALQSMARAGWWPQVALVGRYLYARPNPRIIPLQDRFEGTWEVGLSLTLDLWNGLRTHHQVAEATALRRRAEAQEAATLRALDVALAQARLGVEQAYERLRLARLVVRQAEARYALVRDQFAQGLRTSSDLLDAETALAQARAREIQARTACALAWLALHQATGTLTEHLP; encoded by the coding sequence ATGAAACATAGCCATCCTTCCCGGATGCTGCGCTGGCTGCCGGGCCTGCTGCTGGGATGCAGCCTGGCGCTCGCGCTCCAGGCGCAACCCGTACAGTTGACGCTGTCCGAAGCGATCCAACGGGGGCTCCGGACGCATCCCGACCTGGCCGCTGCCGAAGCGGCCGTGGCGGCCGCACAGGCCCGTATCGGTCAGGCCCGCGCGGCCTTGCAGCCCCGGCTGCAGTTTTCGGCCGGCTATCAGCGGCTGAGCGAGATCACGCCGTTTGCCATCACAATGCCGCTGCCGGGTGCCGAGCCGATCGAGATCACGCCCAACATTCCGAATCAGTACCAACTGCAGCTCTCGCTGCAGCAGCCGCTGTTTCAGGGTGGACGGCTGCGGGCTCAGCTCGAGGCGGCACGGCAGGAAGCGGCAGCGGCCGTTGCCGAGCAGCACGCCCGACGCGAGGCGCTCGCCTACCGCATCGCCACGGCCTACTGGCAGCACGTGGAGGCCGAAGCGCTGGCCCGTGCCGCCGAGGAGAACGTCCGGCGTCTGGAAGCGCATCTGCAGGACGCCCGCAACCGGCAGGCGCAGGGGCTTCTGCTCGAAAGCGAAGTACTCGATGTGGAGGTGGCGCTGGAGCAGGCCCGGCTCGAAGCGCTCCGGCAGCGGCAGGCGGCCCGACTCACCGCCGTCACCCTGAGCAGCCTGGTGGGCCTGCCGCCGGACACGCCGATCCGACTTTCCGACCGACCCGACACGGCCCTGCGGCCGGTGCCGCCGCTCGACAGCCTGCGTGCACTGGCCCTGCGCCGGCGGCCCGATCTGGCCGCACTCCGGCACACCATCGCCCGCGCCGATGCGTTGCAGTCCATGGCCCGGGCCGGCTGGTGGCCGCAGGTGGCGCTCGTCGGACGCTACCTTTACGCCCGACCCAATCCGCGCATCATTCCGCTGCAGGATCGCTTCGAGGGGACCTGGGAGGTCGGGCTGTCGCTGACGCTCGATCTGTGGAACGGCCTGCGCACGCACCATCAGGTGGCCGAGGCCACGGCGTTGCGCCGCCGGGCCGAAGCACAGGAGGCTGCCACGCTGCGCGCGCTGGACGTGGCGCTGGCGCAGGCGCGGCTCGGCGTCGAGCAGGCCTACGAGCGGCTGCGACTGGCCCGGCTGGTGGTCCGTCAGGCCGAAGCCCGCTATGCGCTCGTGCGCGATCAGTTCGCCCAGGGGCTGCGCACCAGCAGCGACCTGCTCGATGCCGAAACGGCCCTGGCGCAGGCACGCGCCCGCGAAATCCAGGCCCGGACGGCCTGCGCGCTCGCCTGGCTGGCGCTGCATCAGGCGACCGGTACGCTGACCGAACACCTGCCATGA
- a CDS encoding ABC transporter ATP-binding protein has protein sequence MSIPAIDVRDLTRRFGSFTAVDHVTFQVEAGEIFGFLGANGAGKSTTIRMLCGLLPPSEGTARVAGFDVAREPYRVRQAIGYMAQKFSLYEDLTGLENLYFFGTAYGLTGRRLEARIREVTARVGLNGQERRLVRELPTGWRQRLALAGALLHEPSVVFLDEPTSGVDPLARRRFWDLIAELAAEGTTVFVTTHYLDEAEYCNRLGLIHNGRLIALGAPEALKARYLIRPLYELEATPLRAALETLRRMPEVFEADPFGSRIHVTLQDRSLDPELLVRRLREAGLTVAGIRPIVPTLEDVFLHLIEHPPTET, from the coding sequence ATGAGCATACCCGCCATCGACGTACGCGACCTGACACGCCGCTTCGGCAGCTTCACGGCCGTCGACCACGTGACGTTTCAGGTGGAGGCCGGCGAGATCTTCGGCTTTCTGGGCGCCAATGGCGCCGGTAAGTCGACCACCATCCGCATGCTCTGCGGCCTGCTGCCGCCGTCGGAGGGCACCGCCCGCGTGGCCGGATTCGACGTGGCCCGCGAGCCCTACCGCGTGCGCCAGGCCATCGGCTACATGGCCCAGAAGTTCTCGCTCTACGAAGACCTGACCGGCCTGGAGAACCTGTACTTTTTCGGGACGGCCTACGGACTGACGGGCCGCCGGCTCGAAGCCCGCATCCGCGAGGTTACGGCCCGCGTGGGCCTGAACGGACAGGAACGCCGTCTGGTGCGCGAGCTGCCCACCGGCTGGCGCCAGCGGCTGGCGCTGGCCGGTGCGCTGCTACACGAGCCGTCTGTGGTGTTTCTGGACGAGCCCACCAGCGGCGTCGATCCGCTGGCCCGGCGTCGCTTCTGGGACCTGATCGCCGAGCTGGCCGCCGAGGGCACCACGGTGTTCGTCACCACGCACTACCTGGACGAGGCCGAGTACTGCAACCGGCTGGGCCTCATCCACAACGGCCGACTCATCGCGCTGGGCGCACCCGAAGCGCTGAAGGCGCGCTACCTGATCCGCCCGCTGTACGAGCTGGAAGCCACGCCGCTACGTGCCGCCCTGGAAACGCTGCGCCGGATGCCCGAAGTGTTCGAGGCGGATCCCTTCGGCAGTCGCATCCACGTGACCCTGCAGGATCGCTCTCTCGATCCTGAGCTACTCGTGCGCCGCCTGCGCGAGGCGGGGCTGACGGTCGCCGGCATTCGCCCCATCGTACCCACGCTCGAAGACGTATTTCTGCACTTGATCGAGCATCCGCCCACCGAAACCTGA